The Rhodocytophaga rosea genome has a segment encoding these proteins:
- a CDS encoding LTA synthase family protein, which produces MKQRVLFSFFYLAFWIAYFIVAKFVFLLYHYSLTSVLDFPTLAFIFIKGFKLDISFAGYISLLPFLVIATSAYVPNRITSNILKIFTLAVLCVVTFMVTVDLELYRAWHFRLDVTPLMYINTPQEMVASAAASPILVLLMIFALLLGGAIFICIKFLFPYIASFQKSNFITVGLIFILAVSLIIPIRGGFQLAPVNQSSVYFSSSDFANHAAINAMWNFSNSLVNRTYEKINPYTYFDAEEAVSKVQSLYPVSQQATPSKYLLNTPNPNVLVIIWESLTAKVIEPLGGLTGITPQFSRLSKEGVLFTNIYASGNRSDKGIVAILSAFPAQPKNSIITIPNKTAHLPYISADLKKKGYHTGFYYGGELEFANIKSYLLKGSFEKVIGKEAFNQEDWNSKWGAHDHVVYEKLLSDLNQTPQPFFHTMFTLSSHEPFEVPVATAIPGEDEQSLFLNAMHYSDESLGNFIEAAKKQSWWNNTLVIVIADHGHRLPELNTDDKSQEFHIPMLWLGGALKEKGIIIDQVSSQTDLVPTLLSQLNMPYQHYKWGHDIFHPSAKPFAYYVFNDGFGLIQPGKQVVFDNVGKRVLMHTTDSYEEDIALGKSYLQISYQDYLDK; this is translated from the coding sequence ATGAAACAAAGAGTGCTTTTCTCATTTTTTTATCTTGCTTTCTGGATTGCATATTTTATAGTAGCTAAGTTTGTTTTTTTACTGTATCACTATTCCCTCACGTCTGTATTAGATTTTCCAACCCTTGCTTTCATTTTCATTAAAGGGTTCAAGCTGGATATTTCCTTTGCCGGATATATCAGCTTGCTGCCTTTTCTGGTAATAGCTACTTCAGCGTACGTGCCAAACCGAATTACCAGTAATATTCTAAAAATATTTACACTGGCGGTTTTATGTGTAGTAACTTTTATGGTTACAGTTGACCTTGAATTATACAGAGCCTGGCATTTTCGTCTGGATGTAACGCCACTTATGTATATCAACACGCCGCAGGAAATGGTTGCTTCTGCTGCCGCTTCGCCCATATTAGTTCTGCTAATGATATTTGCCCTGCTATTGGGTGGCGCAATATTTATATGTATCAAATTTTTATTTCCCTACATAGCATCATTTCAGAAATCCAATTTTATCACGGTTGGTCTGATATTTATACTTGCCGTTAGCCTGATTATTCCTATCCGGGGAGGTTTTCAGTTAGCTCCGGTTAACCAGAGTAGTGTATATTTTTCATCCAGCGATTTTGCTAATCATGCAGCCATTAATGCCATGTGGAATTTTTCAAATTCCCTGGTAAATAGAACCTACGAAAAAATAAATCCATATACCTATTTCGATGCTGAAGAAGCTGTCAGTAAAGTTCAATCGCTGTATCCAGTCTCTCAGCAAGCCACACCATCTAAATACTTGCTCAATACGCCAAATCCCAATGTGCTGGTTATTATCTGGGAAAGCCTGACCGCGAAAGTAATTGAGCCTCTTGGTGGACTCACCGGGATTACACCTCAGTTCAGCAGGCTCTCTAAAGAAGGAGTGCTCTTTACCAATATATATGCCAGTGGAAATCGCAGTGATAAAGGAATAGTTGCCATTTTAAGTGCCTTTCCAGCGCAGCCTAAAAATTCTATTATCACTATTCCTAACAAAACGGCACATTTGCCTTATATAAGTGCAGATCTAAAGAAGAAAGGTTATCATACAGGTTTCTATTATGGGGGCGAATTAGAGTTTGCTAACATTAAGTCTTATTTATTGAAAGGATCTTTTGAAAAGGTAATTGGCAAAGAAGCTTTCAATCAGGAAGACTGGAATTCTAAATGGGGCGCTCATGACCATGTCGTATACGAAAAACTGCTTTCAGACCTGAATCAGACACCACAGCCTTTTTTCCATACCATGTTTACCTTGAGTAGCCATGAACCTTTTGAAGTACCAGTAGCTACAGCCATACCAGGAGAAGATGAACAAAGTCTGTTTTTGAATGCCATGCACTATTCGGACGAAAGCTTGGGTAATTTTATTGAAGCAGCCAAAAAACAATCCTGGTGGAACAATACGCTTGTAATTGTGATTGCTGACCATGGCCACCGGCTGCCTGAATTAAATACAGATGATAAATCGCAGGAATTTCATATCCCGATGTTATGGCTGGGAGGTGCTTTGAAAGAGAAAGGTATTATTATAGATCAGGTATCTTCCCAGACAGATTTAGTTCCAACCCTTTTGTCTCAACTGAATATGCCCTATCAGCACTATAAATGGGGACATGATATTTTTCATCCTTCTGCCAAGCCATTTGCTTATTATGTATTTAATGATGGGTTTGGCTTGATCCAGCCCGGAAAACAAGTAGTATTTGATAATGTAGGCAAGCGCGTACTTATGCATACTACCGATAGCTATGAAGAGGATATTGCCCTTGGCAAATCATACTTGCAGATTTCATATCAGGATTATTTAGATAAATAG
- a CDS encoding DUF4468 domain-containing protein → MRYVLAILLLFVGLIANSQQILPVDAANKVAFTDVVKAENMKKEILNENINTWLLATQYSLQSVSNDSTTQKLIASSEFPVYARGYVSKKIHGKISYKLTIEVKDNKYRYFFTDFVFSYYKEGRNYTMVPSGKRKPMEDEKAQGWQSLWENHKRTTLSRVQMHINQLVVAATRIPTVQKQVTATEKTRTPAQDW, encoded by the coding sequence ATGAGATATGTACTGGCTATTCTTCTGCTTTTTGTTGGACTGATTGCCAACTCCCAACAGATTTTACCTGTGGATGCCGCTAATAAAGTAGCATTTACGGATGTGGTAAAAGCCGAAAATATGAAAAAGGAAATATTGAATGAAAATATTAATACATGGTTGCTTGCTACTCAATATTCTTTGCAGTCAGTTTCGAATGACTCAACTACACAAAAACTAATTGCCAGTTCAGAATTTCCGGTGTATGCCCGTGGATATGTCTCCAAAAAAATTCATGGAAAAATCAGCTATAAACTTACTATAGAAGTTAAGGATAATAAGTACAGGTACTTCTTTACCGACTTTGTATTTTCATATTATAAAGAAGGCCGTAACTATACAATGGTTCCTTCGGGAAAGAGAAAACCTATGGAGGATGAAAAGGCACAAGGCTGGCAATCTCTATGGGAAAATCACAAAAGAACTACGCTCAGCAGAGTACAAATGCACATTAACCAATTAGTTGTTGCTGCTACCAGAATACCCACTGTGCAAAAGCAGGTAACTGCTACCGAAAAAACACGTACTCCTGCTCAGGATTGGTAG
- a CDS encoding ammonium transporter has product MHKPNYLPLIVLLILSITAVLLPAVPSTIVTEGLNSGDIAWMITAAAMVLLMTPGLAYFYGGMVNHKNVISTMLQSFIAMGIMSVLWVAVGFSLAFGDSIGGIIGNPGTFFMFNGVVDGKPWSLAPTIPLVLFAFFQLKFAIITPALITGSFAERINFKSYILFIGLFSLFVYAPIAHWTWHPEGFLFKLGVLDFAGGTVVHMSAGWAALAAALYLKRRKTHESNVTLPPANIPFVLLGTGLLWFGWFGFNGGSAVGATPLAAIAFATTNTAAAAAGLSWILFDWSKGRKPSALGFCIGAVVGLVAITPAAGFVTVPVSIFIGTVAGIVSNMVAHLRSKSKLDDTLDVFPCHGVGGIVGMIMTGIFASKAINGAVVDEGLYFGTTTLFVNHMIALVLVSIFAFGLSFVLLKVTDMILPLRVSETDEKLGLDLSQHNESLLENVEEEEYSEPVSRSASRVMQPKSTLA; this is encoded by the coding sequence ATGCATAAACCTAATTATTTACCCTTGATCGTGCTGCTTATACTGAGCATAACGGCTGTTCTTCTACCTGCTGTACCTTCAACAATTGTAACCGAAGGGCTAAACTCAGGTGATATTGCCTGGATGATCACAGCTGCAGCAATGGTATTGCTGATGACTCCCGGACTGGCTTATTTCTATGGAGGTATGGTAAACCACAAAAACGTAATTTCTACCATGTTACAAAGCTTTATTGCCATGGGTATTATGAGTGTATTGTGGGTAGCCGTTGGTTTTAGCCTTGCCTTTGGCGATAGTATTGGTGGCATTATCGGAAATCCAGGTACATTCTTTATGTTTAACGGAGTAGTAGACGGAAAGCCCTGGTCCTTGGCACCTACCATCCCACTTGTGCTGTTTGCTTTCTTCCAGTTGAAATTTGCTATCATCACACCTGCCTTGATTACCGGTTCTTTTGCTGAGAGAATTAACTTTAAATCGTATATTTTATTTATAGGTCTGTTCAGCTTATTTGTGTATGCTCCAATTGCACACTGGACATGGCATCCGGAAGGATTTCTGTTTAAATTAGGCGTTCTGGATTTCGCTGGTGGTACTGTTGTTCACATGTCGGCAGGATGGGCTGCACTGGCTGCTGCTTTATACTTAAAACGCAGAAAAACACATGAGTCTAATGTAACGCTTCCTCCGGCCAATATTCCATTTGTATTATTAGGAACAGGTTTGTTATGGTTTGGATGGTTTGGCTTCAATGGAGGTTCTGCTGTAGGTGCAACTCCCCTGGCTGCCATTGCCTTCGCAACTACTAATACTGCTGCTGCTGCTGCTGGTTTGTCCTGGATATTGTTCGATTGGTCTAAAGGCAGAAAACCTTCTGCACTAGGCTTCTGTATTGGCGCTGTAGTTGGTTTGGTTGCTATTACACCTGCCGCCGGATTTGTAACCGTGCCTGTAAGTATTTTTATTGGTACAGTAGCTGGTATTGTGAGCAATATGGTAGCACATCTGCGTTCAAAATCTAAATTAGATGATACCTTAGACGTATTCCCTTGCCATGGCGTAGGTGGTATAGTAGGTATGATCATGACAGGTATTTTTGCATCTAAAGCCATTAATGGTGCCGTGGTAGATGAAGGTTTATATTTCGGTACTACTACCTTGTTTGTAAACCACATGATCGCCTTAGTATTGGTTTCTATATTTGCTTTCGGCCTTTCTTTCGTATTGTTGAAAGTAACTGACATGATCCTTCCACTGAGAGTATCCGAAACTGATGAGAAACTTGGTCTGGATTTGAGCCAGCATAACGAAAGCTTGCTGGAGAATGTAGAAGAAGAAGAGTACAGCGAACCTGTATCTCGTTCTGCCAGCCGGGTGATGCAACCAAAAAGCACCCTCGCTTAA
- the mtaB gene encoding tRNA (N(6)-L-threonylcarbamoyladenosine(37)-C(2))-methylthiotransferase MtaB, giving the protein MKKVAFYTLGCKLNFSETSTISRLFEQKGYLKVDFNEKPDIFIINTCSVTENADKKCRKVVKEALKISPEAYIAIIGCYAQLKPKEIAEIPGVDAVLGAAEKFRLVELLDGFEKKSIPQVLASSIQEVKQFNHAYSHNDRTRTFLKVQDGCNYSCTFCTIPLARGESRSDSIANILVSVEKIAGTNVKEVVLTGVNIGDFGLQNGLRKERFADLVKALDQVEGISRFRISSIEPNLLTNEIINFVASSEKFVPHFHIPLQSGNNKVLKLMRRRYLRELYADRIATIKSLMPHCCIGVDVIVGFPGETEADFLETYQFLNSLDISYLHVFTYSERDNTPAKHMDGVVSTADRSKRSKMLHILSDKKRRHFYEQQIGQIGTVLFEEDIEDGYMHGFTENYVRVKAKYDPLLINELKKVRLTSIDANGLMEVEEAETEIVHH; this is encoded by the coding sequence ATGAAAAAAGTTGCTTTTTATACATTAGGCTGTAAACTGAATTTTTCAGAAACATCTACTATTTCCCGGTTATTCGAACAAAAAGGATATTTGAAAGTAGACTTCAATGAGAAACCAGATATCTTTATTATCAATACTTGCTCAGTCACCGAAAATGCGGATAAAAAATGCAGGAAGGTTGTAAAAGAAGCTCTAAAAATTTCTCCAGAGGCTTATATCGCTATTATAGGCTGTTACGCCCAGTTAAAACCCAAAGAAATAGCTGAAATACCTGGAGTAGATGCAGTATTGGGAGCGGCTGAAAAATTCCGTTTGGTAGAATTACTGGATGGTTTTGAGAAAAAATCTATTCCACAGGTACTGGCTTCTTCCATTCAGGAGGTAAAGCAATTTAATCATGCCTATTCTCATAACGACCGTACCCGTACTTTTCTGAAAGTGCAGGATGGTTGTAATTATTCTTGTACGTTCTGTACCATTCCTTTAGCGAGAGGAGAAAGCCGCAGCGACAGCATCGCTAATATTCTGGTCTCTGTTGAGAAAATTGCCGGGACTAATGTAAAAGAAGTCGTATTGACAGGAGTAAATATAGGAGACTTTGGTTTACAGAATGGATTAAGAAAAGAACGCTTTGCTGATCTGGTGAAAGCCTTAGATCAGGTCGAAGGCATCAGCCGGTTTAGAATTTCATCCATAGAACCTAACCTGCTTACCAATGAAATTATCAATTTTGTGGCAAGCTCTGAAAAATTTGTGCCGCATTTCCATATTCCTTTGCAATCGGGTAATAATAAAGTTTTGAAACTGATGCGCAGGCGCTACCTCAGAGAATTATATGCCGACCGTATTGCGACTATTAAATCTCTGATGCCGCATTGTTGTATTGGCGTAGATGTAATTGTAGGCTTTCCCGGCGAAACAGAAGCAGATTTTCTGGAAACCTACCAGTTTTTGAATAGCCTTGATATTTCTTATCTTCATGTATTTACCTATTCTGAGCGGGATAATACGCCGGCTAAACATATGGATGGCGTAGTTTCAACAGCTGACCGTAGCAAACGCTCTAAAATGCTTCATATTCTGTCCGATAAAAAGCGACGGCATTTTTATGAACAGCAAATTGGCCAGATCGGTACTGTTTTATTTGAAGAAGATATTGAAGATGGATACATGCATGGTTTTACAGAAAATTACGTCCGGGTGAAAGCAAAATATGATCCTTTGCTGATTAATGAATTAAAAAAAGTAAGACTCACTTCAATCGATGCAAATGGCTTAATGGAAGTAGAAGAAGCAGAAACAGAGATAGTTCATCATTAA
- a CDS encoding PAS domain S-box protein — MKLNRFINTAFLAGLLLLSVVGVIIYISFDSFVKKADWVLHTQEVSYASEKLISAIKDAETGQRGYFITGDSTYLTPYVSGVDAMGHYLKELRRLTNDNQSQHVRVDSLQKKISAKAAILKYTISLKNSSNTVQQITLMFPKAGKELMDEIRAITLAIQQEENRLMTERVKSYDTNLVVLLWLIGLTIAGAFFVAVFSFIYIKKQVAKNEAYEKELYRLNQEITMSNEEMNAYNEELTAANEELSTNNEELQITTDQLNISNEMLERYAEEIKELYNNAPCGYHSTDEDAVILNINDTELKWLGYSREEVIGKMKLHELISPKGGININDTYQEFIEKGYLNNLESEMIRKDGSVFPILANVTYVKDENGNFLKTHATIFDITEQRKMQQKLVESEQNYRVMAENITDMLSRHDVQGRYFYVSPSCERLLGYSPEEMKGKSIYDLFHPDDVESIRLYYMTLLEMPDISSVEHRFRKKDGGYIWFETVSKAFKDPRTGKITEVLSVSRDISLRKEYEDKLKLAYNELEQIKTDLEFRVRERTEKLDQALKELQTRNHELDNYVYKVSHDLRAPLASILGLVNLTKLDNDISAIKHYLSLIENRVNKSDEFIKSVLNHSRILNSEINPVAIDFRKIIDTCIEELRYLPNLEKMDFIFHITTEGDFYSDELRVNILFKNLISNAVKYRNPSVDKSYMKFDIASSEQSAFITVEDNGQGIEELYMHKIFDMFFRGTQQSDGSGLGLYIVKQTLERIAGTISVESKVNKGTIFRITLSNLKTGTVDFNAPAVTLNQLH; from the coding sequence ATGAAGTTAAACAGATTCATAAATACAGCCTTTTTAGCCGGATTACTTCTTTTATCAGTAGTAGGCGTGATTATCTACATAAGTTTTGATTCCTTTGTGAAGAAGGCTGACTGGGTACTGCATACTCAGGAAGTAAGCTATGCCTCCGAAAAGCTTATCTCAGCCATCAAAGATGCTGAAACCGGCCAGCGTGGATACTTTATTACCGGTGATAGTACATATCTGACTCCTTATGTGAGTGGAGTGGATGCTATGGGCCATTACCTGAAAGAACTCCGCAGGCTTACAAATGATAATCAGTCTCAGCATGTTCGTGTTGATTCTTTGCAGAAAAAGATAAGTGCCAAAGCAGCCATATTAAAATATACCATCTCCCTCAAAAATAGCAGTAATACAGTTCAGCAAATTACATTAATGTTTCCAAAAGCAGGTAAAGAATTAATGGATGAGATACGGGCTATTACGTTGGCTATTCAGCAAGAAGAAAACCGCCTGATGACAGAACGGGTAAAGTCATATGATACCAATCTTGTAGTGCTATTATGGTTGATCGGGCTTACAATAGCAGGCGCTTTTTTTGTTGCGGTATTTTCATTTATATATATTAAAAAACAGGTCGCAAAAAATGAGGCCTACGAGAAAGAGCTTTACCGCCTCAATCAGGAAATTACTATGTCCAATGAGGAAATGAATGCTTACAATGAAGAACTCACTGCTGCGAATGAAGAGCTTTCCACCAATAATGAAGAACTTCAGATCACAACGGATCAGTTGAATATCAGCAATGAAATGCTGGAGCGTTATGCAGAAGAAATCAAAGAGTTATACAATAATGCGCCCTGTGGATATCATTCCACAGATGAAGATGCGGTAATTTTAAACATCAACGATACAGAACTGAAGTGGCTGGGCTATAGCAGGGAAGAAGTGATTGGCAAAATGAAATTACATGAATTGATATCTCCTAAAGGCGGAATAAATATTAATGATACATATCAGGAATTTATTGAAAAAGGTTATCTTAATAACCTGGAGTCGGAAATGATACGGAAAGATGGCAGCGTTTTTCCGATTTTAGCCAATGTAACATATGTGAAAGACGAAAATGGGAATTTCCTGAAAACCCATGCTACTATTTTTGATATTACAGAGCAAAGGAAAATGCAGCAGAAACTGGTAGAAAGTGAACAAAACTACCGGGTTATGGCTGAAAATATTACGGATATGCTCTCCCGTCATGATGTTCAAGGCAGGTATTTTTATGTTTCTCCCAGCTGCGAACGTTTACTAGGCTATTCTCCGGAAGAAATGAAAGGAAAGTCTATTTATGATCTTTTCCATCCGGATGATGTAGAAAGTATCAGGTTATATTATATGACACTGCTGGAAATGCCAGATATCAGTAGTGTAGAACATAGATTCCGCAAAAAAGATGGGGGATACATCTGGTTTGAAACGGTAAGTAAGGCCTTCAAAGACCCAAGAACTGGAAAAATTACTGAAGTGCTTTCTGTCTCCAGGGATATTTCCCTCCGGAAAGAATATGAGGATAAGTTGAAACTGGCTTACAACGAGCTGGAACAGATAAAAACAGATCTGGAATTCAGGGTAAGGGAACGTACTGAAAAATTGGATCAGGCGCTGAAAGAGCTCCAGACCAGAAACCATGAGCTTGACAATTATGTATATAAAGTTTCACACGATTTACGGGCGCCCTTGGCTTCTATTCTGGGCCTTGTTAACCTGACCAAACTCGACAACGACATTAGTGCCATTAAACATTATTTATCGCTAATTGAAAACCGGGTAAATAAGTCAGATGAATTTATTAAATCTGTGCTCAATCACTCCCGTATCCTCAATTCCGAGATCAATCCGGTGGCTATCGACTTTAGAAAAATTATAGATACTTGTATTGAGGAACTTAGGTATCTGCCTAACCTGGAAAAAATGGACTTTATTTTCCACATTACTACGGAAGGTGATTTTTATAGTGATGAACTACGGGTAAATATTCTGTTTAAAAACCTCATTTCTAATGCCGTTAAGTACCGCAATCCCAGTGTAGATAAAAGCTACATGAAATTTGATATTGCCAGCTCTGAGCAAAGTGCTTTCATCACGGTAGAAGACAATGGGCAAGGTATTGAAGAGTTGTATATGCACAAGATTTTTGATATGTTTTTCAGGGGAACTCAACAGTCAGATGGCAGTGGATTGGGCTTATATATTGTAAAACAAACCCTTGAGCGTATTGCAGGTACAATCAGTGTAGAAAGCAAAGTGAATAAAGGCACTATATTCAGAATTACCCTTTCCAATTTAAAAACTGGTACAGTCGATTTTAATGCTCCCGCTGTTACGCTTAACCAGTTACATTAG